A single region of the Prevotella sp. HUN102 genome encodes:
- a CDS encoding biopolymer transporter ExbD: MGKVKIKKQDTFIDMTPMSDVMTLLLTFFMLTSTFVKSEPVKVNTPGSVSDMKVPENGVLTILVSPEKDASGKPTGEGQVFLSYDNTNQLADIVDMVATLTPEQKKTFLAESTFGAPIDKLAEYLSKPAKVRGEELPKMGIPLDSTGQDMTEFQQWVNAARQVNPEVKLAIKSDATTPYGTVKKVMSELQDMDESRYYMITQLDAGKAKAASDANKKED, encoded by the coding sequence ATGGGTAAAGTAAAGATTAAGAAGCAAGACACGTTCATCGATATGACGCCTATGTCAGACGTTATGACCTTGTTGCTTACTTTCTTTATGCTTACTTCTACATTCGTGAAGAGTGAGCCGGTGAAAGTAAACACTCCGGGTTCGGTGTCTGATATGAAGGTGCCTGAGAACGGTGTCCTGACAATTCTCGTTAGTCCTGAAAAGGACGCAAGCGGGAAGCCTACTGGCGAAGGCCAGGTATTTTTGAGCTACGATAACACCAATCAGTTGGCTGACATTGTAGATATGGTTGCAACGCTGACACCAGAGCAGAAGAAGACTTTCTTGGCTGAATCTACTTTCGGTGCTCCTATCGACAAGCTTGCAGAATATCTCTCAAAGCCGGCAAAGGTTCGTGGCGAAGAGCTCCCAAAGATGGGTATTCCTCTCGATAGTACTGGACAGGATATGACTGAGTTCCAGCAGTGGGTTAATGCGGCTCGCCAAGTTAATCCGGAAGTGAAGTTGGCAATCAAGTCTGATGCAACTACTCCTTACGGAACAGTAAAGAAAGTAATGAGCGAACTCCAGGATATGGACGAAAGCCGTTACTATATGATCACTCAGTTGGATGCAGGTAAGGCTAAGGCTGCATCGGATGCAAATAAAAAGGAGGATTAA
- a CDS encoding biopolymer transporter ExbD gives MEMMDTGKGGGGKQKKMSTRVDFTPMVDMLMLLITFFMLCTSLSKPSTMQLTMPSNDKNTDDSKKNEAKESHSITIFIGDNDKIFYGEGKPQLDNPAWLKPADWGTGNTGIRYVLQHKKVDDGASIPYEDMRIAIQELNKKKAAKPESYPDSIYRAEVDAIKNGTIDGQKKSTLTVIIKPTDSSSYKNLVDILDEMQISYIATYVIDKVSDEEKTALSAKGVKP, from the coding sequence ATGGAAATGATGGATACAGGAAAAGGAGGAGGCGGCAAGCAGAAAAAGATGTCCACTCGCGTAGACTTTACGCCTATGGTGGATATGCTTATGCTTCTCATTACCTTCTTTATGCTTTGTACTTCGCTTAGTAAGCCTTCTACAATGCAATTGACGATGCCTAGCAACGACAAGAATACTGATGACAGTAAGAAGAATGAGGCAAAGGAGTCTCACTCTATTACAATCTTCATCGGCGACAACGACAAGATTTTCTATGGCGAGGGCAAACCTCAGCTCGATAATCCTGCTTGGTTGAAGCCTGCGGATTGGGGAACTGGCAATACTGGTATTCGTTACGTCCTTCAGCACAAGAAAGTGGACGATGGAGCTAGCATTCCTTACGAAGATATGCGTATCGCTATTCAGGAGCTTAATAAAAAGAAGGCTGCAAAGCCTGAAAGCTATCCTGACAGCATTTACAGAGCTGAAGTGGACGCAATCAAGAATGGTACGATTGACGGACAGAAGAAATCTACTTTGACTGTCATTATCAAGCCTACTGATTCGTCTTCGTATAAGAACTTGGTTGATATTCTCGATGAAATGCAGATTTCATATATTGCAACTTATGTCATTGACAAGGTTTCTGATGAAGAAAAGACTGCCCTTTCTGCAAAAGGCGTCAAACCCTAA
- a CDS encoding energy transducer TonB: MAKIDLLDPKWGDLVFANKNKEYGAYQLRKSVSSRNIKALAILLIAAFLGGGYLAFKIKQHNDELAELEAYNAQMELKALEEAKKEQEKRKEQQKKAEPKIEPEKVVPETRATIQYTAPVIKDDDEVKAEMPPQNVVNKRTEAISSVTQEGTDDRTTVAARAEVATPEQVLPPPPPKEEPKIEEPKEDINKKVFKVAEQMPSFKGNVNQWLSSHLQYPAVAAENNIQGKVIVQFVVSRDGSVRDAQVVRGVDPSLDREALRVVNSMPKWNPGMNNGQAANVQYTLPITFKLQ, encoded by the coding sequence ATGGCAAAAATAGATTTATTAGATCCCAAATGGGGCGATTTGGTTTTCGCCAACAAGAACAAGGAATATGGAGCTTATCAGCTTCGTAAGTCTGTTTCTTCGCGAAATATTAAAGCCTTAGCTATTCTGCTTATTGCTGCATTCCTCGGTGGTGGTTATCTTGCTTTCAAAATCAAACAGCACAATGATGAGTTGGCTGAATTGGAAGCATACAATGCTCAGATGGAATTGAAGGCGTTGGAAGAAGCTAAGAAAGAGCAGGAGAAACGTAAAGAGCAGCAGAAAAAGGCCGAACCTAAAATCGAGCCGGAAAAGGTTGTTCCTGAAACTCGTGCAACTATTCAGTATACTGCACCTGTCATCAAGGATGATGACGAGGTAAAGGCTGAAATGCCTCCACAGAACGTGGTGAACAAGAGGACGGAAGCTATTTCCTCTGTAACACAGGAAGGTACTGATGACCGTACTACTGTTGCGGCAAGAGCTGAAGTGGCAACTCCTGAACAGGTTTTGCCACCACCTCCTCCAAAGGAAGAGCCGAAGATTGAGGAACCAAAAGAAGACATCAACAAGAAAGTCTTCAAGGTTGCTGAGCAGATGCCTTCTTTCAAAGGTAACGTGAACCAGTGGTTGTCATCTCACTTGCAGTATCCGGCAGTTGCAGCTGAAAACAACATTCAAGGTAAAGTTATCGTTCAGTTCGTGGTTAGTCGCGACGGTAGCGTGAGAGATGCTCAGGTTGTGCGTGGTGTAGACCCTTCACTCGACAGAGAAGCTCTTCGCGTTGTGAACAGTATGCCTAAGTGGAATCCTGGTATGAACAATGGTCAGGCTGCCAACGTACAGTATACTCTACCTATTACCTTCAAGTTGCAGTAA
- a CDS encoding PstS family phosphate ABC transporter substrate-binding protein has protein sequence MKRSMFYIAVGLILSLTFFSSCGEKKRKDGRTDTPTSGTIKFASDESFSPFIEEELKNYQYKYPQTHLIPVYTDDNTGMQMLLDLKVNLFFTSHILEEGEDAILRGKGPIPSVFPIGYDGIAFIVNNGNPDSLITVDNVKRVLTGQIKKWNELNSKSSIGDIEVVFDNKASATLRFVVDSILGGKDIKSDNVVAAKNSKAVIDYVHKTPNAIGVIGSNWLNDKRDTTNITFNKDVRVMYVSKADRAVLSDSWQPYQYYLLNGNYPFVRTIYAIVADPHKALPWAFANYISNPIGQKIMLKTGLLPYRGDITLRQVEVKSE, from the coding sequence ATGAAAAGATCCATGTTCTACATTGCAGTAGGATTGATACTATCACTTACCTTTTTCTCTTCTTGTGGAGAGAAAAAGCGTAAGGATGGTAGAACAGATACACCGACGTCAGGGACGATTAAATTCGCCTCTGACGAAAGTTTTAGTCCTTTTATCGAGGAAGAGTTGAAGAATTATCAATACAAATATCCTCAAACTCATCTGATACCTGTATATACAGACGATAATACTGGTATGCAGATGCTTTTAGATTTGAAAGTAAACTTATTTTTCACATCGCATATTCTTGAAGAAGGCGAGGATGCTATCCTGAGAGGAAAGGGTCCTATCCCATCAGTATTCCCGATTGGATATGATGGTATAGCATTCATTGTAAACAATGGCAATCCTGATTCTTTAATAACAGTTGATAACGTTAAGCGTGTATTGACTGGTCAGATCAAAAAGTGGAATGAATTAAATTCAAAATCCAGTATAGGCGATATCGAAGTTGTATTCGATAATAAGGCTTCGGCAACTTTGCGTTTTGTTGTGGACTCTATACTGGGAGGTAAAGATATAAAAAGCGATAACGTCGTAGCGGCAAAGAATAGTAAGGCCGTTATAGATTATGTGCACAAAACACCAAATGCCATTGGAGTAATTGGTTCAAATTGGCTGAATGATAAGCGGGATACTACAAACATTACGTTTAATAAGGATGTCCGTGTGATGTATGTATCTAAAGCTGACAGAGCTGTGCTGTCTGATAGTTGGCAGCCATACCAATATTATCTTTTAAATGGCAATTATCCATTCGTAAGAACGATATATGCAATAGTAGCCGACCCACATAAGGCTTTGCCTTGGGCGTTTGCAAACTACATATCGAATCCAATTGGGCAGAAAATTATGCTGAAGACGGGATTATTGCCTTACAGAGGGGATATTACGTTGCGTCAAGTGGAAGTAAAGTCTGAATAA
- a CDS encoding lipopolysaccharide assembly protein LapB yields the protein MKTKRYLLAGALILSLSTSAFAQDNGYEAALNPIISALKASPNDPKAGKDAIKAYMKAFKKDEKALVALGNVYLSQRNYQGAKDVANLVVTNKKMNGSLGYLLLGDIAALEDSIGNAGAAAQQYQTAISLDPHNVEAYERYARVYRHVNSDVAVQKLEELRQIEPNYPVEATAAEIMFNDRKYTEALEWYNKANTSYLTEDHFYRYGYTAVLCGKYDKAIEVANTGLQKFPGSEYVSRVGMMGATEKGDYAKALSFASTMFAGSGQKVANDYAVYGKALCGNKQYDEALTNLNKALEMDKDNIEPLKAIADVYAAQGNEDKSLEVQMEYLSKSKRANSNDWLKLAQTYVDKANKAAEAKNIEERNAALDKAIGVYESMLPKFPSISDYIWLNQSEAARLKNDADQVAAIYKKVAAFEEAKPSLNAEAKTYLEMVYYGLGYYYSKKGDKATGDSYFKKVLEINPNHPNAKEALGM from the coding sequence ATGAAAACTAAAAGATATCTATTGGCAGGTGCTTTGATACTAAGTTTATCAACATCTGCATTTGCACAAGACAATGGTTATGAAGCTGCGCTTAATCCTATTATAAGTGCATTGAAGGCTTCTCCAAACGATCCAAAGGCAGGTAAGGATGCTATCAAAGCCTATATGAAAGCCTTTAAGAAAGATGAAAAGGCTCTCGTAGCATTGGGTAATGTTTATTTGTCGCAGCGTAATTATCAAGGGGCAAAGGATGTTGCAAACCTCGTAGTAACAAATAAGAAGATGAACGGTAGCCTTGGTTACTTGCTCCTTGGAGATATTGCTGCTCTTGAGGACAGCATTGGTAACGCAGGTGCGGCAGCACAGCAGTATCAGACAGCTATCAGTTTGGATCCACATAATGTAGAGGCATACGAGCGTTATGCCAGAGTATATCGCCACGTAAATTCTGATGTAGCTGTTCAGAAACTTGAAGAACTTCGTCAGATTGAGCCAAACTATCCAGTTGAAGCTACTGCTGCTGAAATTATGTTCAACGACAGAAAGTATACAGAGGCTTTGGAATGGTACAACAAGGCTAATACTTCATACCTGACAGAAGACCATTTCTACAGATATGGCTACACAGCTGTGTTGTGTGGAAAGTACGATAAGGCTATCGAAGTAGCTAATACTGGTTTGCAGAAATTCCCCGGAAGTGAATATGTTTCACGCGTTGGTATGATGGGTGCAACTGAAAAGGGCGATTATGCTAAGGCACTCAGCTTTGCAAGCACTATGTTTGCAGGTTCTGGACAGAAGGTTGCTAACGACTATGCTGTTTATGGTAAGGCTCTTTGTGGCAACAAGCAGTATGATGAGGCATTGACAAACCTCAATAAGGCTTTGGAAATGGATAAGGACAACATTGAACCATTGAAGGCTATTGCTGATGTTTATGCTGCTCAAGGTAATGAAGATAAGTCTTTGGAAGTTCAGATGGAATACCTTTCTAAGAGCAAACGAGCTAATTCTAACGACTGGTTGAAACTCGCCCAGACTTATGTGGATAAGGCTAATAAGGCTGCTGAAGCTAAGAATATCGAAGAAAGAAATGCTGCTTTGGATAAAGCTATCGGTGTTTACGAAAGTATGCTTCCTAAGTTCCCATCAATTTCAGATTACATCTGGTTGAATCAGTCTGAAGCTGCCCGTTTGAAGAATGACGCTGATCAGGTTGCAGCTATCTATAAGAAGGTTGCAGCTTTTGAAGAAGCTAAGCCTTCATTAAATGCAGAAGCAAAGACTTATTTGGAAATGGTTTACTACGGACTTGGTTACTATTATTCAAAGAAGGGTGATAAGGCAACAGGAGATAGCTACTTTAAGAAAGTTTTGGAAATCAATCCAAATCATCCGAATGCAAAGGAAGCTCTTGGTATGTAA
- the folK gene encoding 2-amino-4-hydroxy-6-hydroxymethyldihydropteridine diphosphokinase: MRTAYLGLGSNLGNRRAILTETIAKINESIGAVLRQSSFYETEPWGFDSPNTFLNACICITTDLEPLQLLAATQRIEREMGRNHKTIDGQYQDRIIDIDILLIDNLRINEPHLTVPHPLMEQREFVMVPLKEILLKA; the protein is encoded by the coding sequence ATGCGAACCGCTTACCTTGGTCTCGGCTCAAACCTCGGCAATCGCCGTGCTATTTTGACAGAGACCATCGCAAAGATAAATGAAAGTATTGGCGCAGTATTGCGTCAATCTTCATTTTATGAAACTGAACCTTGGGGCTTTGATAGTCCCAACACGTTCCTGAATGCCTGTATTTGCATCACAACAGACTTAGAACCTCTCCAACTTCTGGCTGCAACACAACGCATAGAACGAGAAATGGGACGCAATCATAAAACAATAGACGGTCAGTATCAGGATCGAATCATAGACATCGATATTCTTCTCATCGACAATCTTCGGATAAATGAACCTCATCTTACCGTTCCTCATCCTTTAATGGAACAGCGCGAATTTGTAATGGTGCCATTAAAAGAGATTCTGTTAAAAGCATAA
- the queA gene encoding tRNA preQ1(34) S-adenosylmethionine ribosyltransferase-isomerase QueA has translation MKLSQFKFNLPADQVALYPHSSERTLNRADGTSQTFKITRRDEARLMILHRKSGTIEMFNKEVKGEPKEEDYIRFKDVFNYFDEGDTFVLNDTKVFPARLYGTKEKTDAKIEVFLLRELNQEMRLWDVLVEPARKIRIGNKLFFDESGSMVAEVIDNTTSRGRTLRFLYDCPHDEFKKELYALGEAPLPRYIIDNREKEAGEDFAHADADDLENFQTVFADKEGAVTAPGTNIHFSEQMMKMMEIKGIKKAFVTLHCGLGNFHEIEVEDLTKHKMDSEEMHITAEACKIVNETKLAGHHVCAVGASVVKATETAVGTDGLLKEYEGWTNKFIFPPYVFGLADSMLVNFYHPYSTLLMETAAFGGYDLVMEAYDKAVKAGYMFGCFGDAMLILND, from the coding sequence ATGAAGCTTTCACAATTCAAATTCAATTTACCTGCCGATCAGGTGGCTTTGTATCCTCATTCATCAGAACGCACATTGAATCGTGCCGATGGAACCAGTCAGACTTTCAAGATTACACGCAGAGATGAAGCCCGACTGATGATATTGCACCGTAAGTCTGGAACTATCGAAATGTTTAATAAGGAAGTAAAGGGTGAACCGAAAGAGGAAGACTACATCCGTTTCAAAGATGTCTTCAACTATTTTGATGAAGGCGACACTTTCGTGTTGAACGACACAAAGGTGTTCCCTGCCCGTCTTTACGGCACGAAAGAAAAGACCGATGCGAAAATCGAGGTGTTTCTGCTTCGCGAGCTGAATCAGGAAATGCGCCTTTGGGATGTGTTGGTAGAGCCTGCACGTAAGATTCGTATCGGTAATAAGCTCTTCTTCGATGAGTCTGGCTCGATGGTGGCAGAAGTAATAGACAACACAACATCGCGTGGTCGCACGCTTCGTTTCCTCTACGACTGTCCTCACGATGAGTTCAAGAAGGAACTCTACGCTTTGGGCGAGGCTCCTCTCCCACGCTATATCATTGATAATCGTGAGAAGGAAGCCGGAGAAGACTTTGCACACGCCGACGCTGACGATTTGGAAAACTTCCAGACTGTGTTTGCCGATAAGGAAGGAGCTGTTACTGCTCCCGGAACTAATATCCATTTCTCTGAACAGATGATGAAGATGATGGAGATTAAAGGCATCAAGAAGGCATTCGTTACGCTCCATTGTGGTTTGGGCAACTTCCACGAGATTGAAGTGGAAGACCTAACAAAGCACAAGATGGACTCGGAAGAAATGCACATCACGGCTGAAGCCTGCAAGATTGTGAACGAAACGAAACTTGCAGGACATCACGTTTGTGCCGTTGGTGCGAGTGTTGTCAAGGCAACGGAGACGGCCGTAGGAACCGATGGATTACTGAAAGAGTACGAAGGATGGACAAACAAGTTTATCTTCCCTCCATACGTTTTCGGATTGGCAGACTCTATGCTGGTAAACTTCTACCATCCATATTCAACGCTACTGATGGAAACGGCAGCATTCGGTGGATACGACCTCGTGATGGAAGCCTACGACAAGGCTGTAAAAGCAGGTTATATGTTTGGTTGCTTCGGCGATGCAATGCTGATTCTCAACGATTAA
- the truB gene encoding tRNA pseudouridine(55) synthase TruB: MNFKEGVLIPIDKPCGITSFKALAHVRYQCSQAYGGKVKIGHAGTLDPLATGVLILATGKKTKEIESLQAHTKEYVATMQLGATTPSYDMEHEVNETFPTSHITPQLVDTVLHQFIGDIEQIPPTYSAVKVNGKRAFNYRRQGEEVVLKAKNIRIDEIEIMDFDVEKMQLTLRIVCGKGTYIRALARDVGRVLHSGAYLTALRRTRVGDVRVEDCINYDHFEEWLNKQTIEKEDK; this comes from the coding sequence ATGAATTTCAAAGAAGGAGTTCTCATTCCCATTGATAAGCCGTGTGGTATTACCAGCTTCAAGGCTTTGGCACACGTGCGCTATCAATGTTCGCAAGCCTACGGAGGAAAAGTGAAAATCGGACACGCAGGTACGCTCGATCCATTGGCAACAGGCGTCCTTATCCTCGCAACTGGCAAGAAAACTAAGGAAATAGAATCCCTGCAAGCACACACAAAGGAGTATGTTGCCACGATGCAGTTGGGCGCAACCACGCCCAGTTATGACATGGAACACGAAGTGAACGAAACGTTTCCTACGAGCCATATCACGCCGCAACTCGTAGACACCGTACTGCACCAGTTCATCGGCGATATTGAACAGATTCCCCCTACTTACAGCGCAGTGAAGGTAAACGGAAAACGTGCCTTCAATTACAGACGACAGGGCGAAGAGGTGGTGCTGAAGGCAAAGAATATCCGTATCGATGAGATTGAAATTATGGACTTTGATGTGGAAAAAATGCAGCTTACACTTCGCATCGTCTGTGGAAAAGGTACTTATATCCGCGCCTTGGCAAGAGATGTGGGACGTGTTCTCCACAGCGGTGCCTATCTTACCGCATTGCGCAGAACCAGAGTGGGCGACGTCCGGGTAGAAGACTGCATAAATTACGACCATTTTGAAGAATGGTTGAACAAACAGACAATAGAAAAAGAAGATAAATAA
- a CDS encoding undecaprenyl-diphosphate phosphatase, with the protein MDLIQTIIIAIVEGLTEFLPVSSTGHMIITQHLLGVEPGNEFVHSFTFIIQFGAILSVVCLYWKKFFSFDQEMWKLYGKLIIGVIPAVVVGLAAKKSGFLDWLLDSVEVVAITLILGGIFMLFCDRIFNKGVEENEVTNKRAFNIGLFQCLAVIPGMSRSMSTIVGGMANGLTRKKAAEFSFFLAVPTMAGATLLDMIDVLKGDSAWATSENLFLLAVGCVVSFIVALLAMKWFVSFLAKYGFKAFGWYRIIVGTVILIMLLSGVSLNMVD; encoded by the coding sequence ATGGATTTAATACAGACTATCATCATTGCAATCGTTGAAGGACTGACAGAGTTCTTGCCGGTTTCATCGACGGGGCATATGATTATTACGCAGCATCTGTTGGGCGTTGAACCGGGAAACGAGTTCGTTCATTCCTTTACTTTCATTATTCAGTTCGGTGCTATCCTCTCCGTTGTTTGCCTGTATTGGAAAAAATTCTTCAGCTTTGACCAAGAAATGTGGAAACTTTACGGCAAATTAATCATCGGAGTGATTCCCGCTGTTGTGGTGGGATTGGCTGCAAAGAAGAGTGGTTTCCTCGACTGGCTGCTCGATTCCGTTGAGGTCGTGGCTATAACGCTCATCCTCGGTGGTATCTTTATGCTCTTTTGCGACAGGATTTTCAATAAGGGAGTGGAAGAAAACGAGGTAACGAACAAGCGTGCATTCAACATCGGCCTATTTCAGTGCCTTGCTGTCATACCGGGTATGAGCCGTTCTATGTCTACCATCGTCGGTGGTATGGCAAACGGGCTGACAAGAAAGAAGGCCGCGGAATTTTCTTTCTTTCTTGCCGTGCCAACTATGGCGGGGGCTACGCTGCTCGATATGATAGACGTGCTGAAAGGCGACAGTGCTTGGGCTACGAGCGAGAATCTTTTCCTCTTGGCTGTCGGCTGCGTGGTATCGTTTATCGTAGCATTGTTAGCAATGAAGTGGTTCGTCAGCTTTCTGGCAAAGTATGGTTTCAAGGCATTCGGCTGGTATCGAATCATAGTGGGTACCGTTATTCTCATTATGCTTCTGTCAGGCGTATCGCTGAATATGGTTGATTAA
- a CDS encoding DUF3098 domain-containing protein, with protein MDKRNLAFGKTNYILLAVGLAIIILGFILMSGSGSTNSEFNPEIFSAMRIKVAPAVTFIGFISIIGAIMYKPKDEENGVETKSEITDETEIKKG; from the coding sequence ATGGACAAAAGGAATTTAGCATTCGGCAAAACCAACTACATCTTGTTGGCTGTTGGCTTGGCAATCATCATTTTGGGCTTTATACTGATGAGTGGAAGTGGTTCTACAAATTCAGAGTTTAATCCTGAAATTTTCAGCGCAATGCGCATCAAAGTAGCTCCGGCAGTTACTTTCATCGGTTTCATTTCCATCATTGGCGCAATTATGTATAAGCCCAAAGATGAAGAAAACGGTGTGGAAACAAAAAGCGAGATAACTGACGAAACTGAAATCAAGAAAGGATAA
- a CDS encoding ABC transporter permease, which translates to MTKRRNKARKHRSLQVVTLCISTAMVLILIGMVVLTVFTSRNLSSYVKENLTITMILQPDMSNEECSALCERVDQLEYINSLKFISKEEALKEGTKELGANPAEFAGENPFTAEIELQLQANYANNDSIKGIAKQLKSFKGVSDVTYRQDLVESVNRTLGKIGLVLLVIAALLTIVSFSLINNTIRLSVYARRFTIHTMKLVGASWNFIRMPFLRRAVMLGFISAMIAIIVLGIGMSFLYKYDPEITVILDYDVLFITAGVMLAFGILITFICSWLSVNKFLKMKAGDLYKI; encoded by the coding sequence ATGACAAAAAGACGAAATAAAGCCCGTAAACATCGCAGTTTGCAGGTTGTTACCCTATGTATAAGCACGGCTATGGTGCTTATTCTCATTGGTATGGTGGTGCTGACAGTATTTACCAGCCGTAATTTAAGCTCTTACGTGAAGGAGAATCTCACTATCACGATGATTCTTCAGCCTGATATGAGCAATGAGGAATGTTCTGCCCTGTGCGAACGTGTCGATCAGTTGGAATACATCAACAGCCTGAAATTCATCAGCAAGGAAGAAGCCCTGAAGGAAGGCACAAAGGAATTGGGGGCGAATCCCGCTGAATTTGCCGGAGAAAACCCATTCACGGCAGAAATAGAGCTGCAATTGCAGGCTAACTATGCCAACAACGATTCCATAAAAGGGATTGCCAAGCAATTGAAATCGTTCAAAGGCGTGAGCGATGTTACTTACCGTCAGGACCTTGTGGAGAGTGTGAACCGCACATTGGGCAAAATCGGGTTGGTGTTGCTCGTAATTGCAGCATTGCTGACCATCGTTTCGTTCTCATTGATCAACAATACCATCCGACTGAGCGTATATGCAAGGAGATTCACTATCCATACAATGAAGCTGGTGGGTGCGTCCTGGAACTTTATCCGTATGCCTTTCCTGCGCCGGGCAGTAATGTTGGGATTCATTTCGGCGATGATTGCTATCATTGTATTGGGCATTGGTATGTCGTTCCTCTATAAATACGATCCGGAAATTACCGTGATACTCGACTACGATGTGTTGTTCATTACTGCCGGTGTGATGTTGGCTTTCGGTATTCTCATTACTTTCATCTGCTCTTGGCTCTCCGTGAACAAGTTCTTGAAGATGAAGGCTGGCGACTTGTATAAGATTTAA
- a CDS encoding radical SAM protein, which produces MSTIIYPSPIFGPVKSRRLGISLGINLLPGDGKVCTFDCIYCECGFNKDYRTKSPFPTQAEVARKLEEKLKEMQATNELPDVLTFAGNGEPTENPHFAEIIDDTIRLRNRYCPNAKVSVLSNSTFIHRPKVFEALLKVDNNILKLDTISDDYINKVDRPVIPSYKVEKIIEGMKKFNGKLIIQTLFMKGTSQSGIDVNNVKEEFIVPWLKVVKEIAPREVMIYTIARETPDPNLEKATKEELDSIRDRVIEMGIPCSASY; this is translated from the coding sequence ATGAGCACCATTATATATCCATCACCAATTTTCGGCCCGGTAAAAAGTCGCAGACTGGGCATTTCTCTCGGTATCAACCTCCTTCCCGGCGACGGAAAAGTATGCACATTCGACTGCATCTACTGCGAATGTGGTTTCAATAAAGACTACCGAACAAAATCCCCGTTCCCGACTCAGGCAGAAGTGGCACGCAAACTGGAAGAAAAGCTGAAAGAAATGCAGGCGACAAACGAGCTTCCCGATGTACTCACGTTTGCCGGAAATGGCGAACCTACGGAAAATCCACACTTTGCTGAAATCATCGACGACACGATTCGTCTGCGCAACCGGTATTGTCCGAATGCCAAAGTTTCCGTACTGAGCAATTCCACTTTCATTCATCGTCCAAAGGTTTTCGAGGCATTGCTGAAAGTTGATAACAATATTCTGAAACTCGACACCATTAGTGACGACTATATTAATAAGGTGGACCGACCTGTTATTCCTTCTTATAAGGTTGAAAAAATTATTGAAGGAATGAAAAAGTTCAATGGAAAGCTCATCATTCAAACGCTCTTTATGAAAGGAACATCTCAGAGCGGTATCGATGTGAACAATGTGAAGGAAGAGTTTATCGTTCCTTGGCTCAAGGTCGTAAAGGAAATTGCGCCAAGAGAAGTAATGATATACACTATTGCGCGCGAAACTCCAGATCCGAATCTCGAGAAAGCCACGAAAGAAGAACTGGATTCCATTCGCGACAGAGTGATAGAGATGGGCATTCCCTGCTCGGCTTCATATTGA